TCACCGTTGACACTGTTACAGCCAAAGGCCACATGCACTGGGCCATACCACTCGCCTTTGTGGAGCTTAACGCTGTGCCAACAGAACGCCTCCCCCCGCTGAAGGTGAATGTCCTTTAGTTGGCACCACCCATGACCCGCCCGCCAAATCCAAGTATTTCGCTTCACCCGAATCCGATAGTGCCACCCTAACTGAGTCGTCATTACGGTCATAGCATCGGTGTGAATAAAGCCTCGGTCGGCGAGCACCACCACCTTCACCCCTTGAGGCAATCGGTTGGCGGCTTGATGGAGCATCTCCCGATACTCACTAAAGGCGACCGAGGCACTGCGGTGCTTGAGCACTCGCCACACCACCGGTAAGGCGCGTCCACGATGCACGACGGCGAGGCGCACTAAGCAATATTTGTCCCAGAACAGTGAGGTGTCCAAACTCAGGTACAAACAGTCCTCACCCCAATCCGCTAACGCGGCCTGAATCAACGGCTTGTATAAGCGATGGACGTTCAGGCGACTGTTGTGCAACCAGCGGCTTAAGCGCCGTTGTTTACTTTGCGCCTGCACCCCTCGACACGGGACATAGGGCAGCCACCGCGTCAGGCTGACCTCCCCGCGCTGGAGCAAGGCCACCACCATCCAAAGACAGGTCGTCAGATGGCCCCGATGTGCCCAGGGCACCGATTGACCCAGCCAAGCGTTCAAGGCATTGTAGAGGGGGGAGTTTTTTTCACAGCGTTCATGGTTTTGAGTGGTATCTAAGCTTAGAACGCTGGCTCCCCCTTCATCCCTTCAATCTCTGAAACTACGGCACAGCAAAGCATCCAGCTACCTGCAATCAACTTTTGTCAGTCAACCAGGTCAAAAACTCATTCACCATCAACGGGGTTGGGACATTCACCTCAACCCCTGACAAAAAGCCAAAACCGCCTACCCAATCAATTCCTGTGCTGATTCTTTTGCCAAATTAAATACATCAGCTTCTTTAGCAATCTGAGTTAAAACTGTTGCCCCTTCGAGAAGCATCATGAGCTTTATAGCTAATCTATCGGATTCTGGAATGTTCGCAGAGTCTGCCAATTCTTGTATGTAATTAGTCATTAGTTCCTTATGCTTGGCACATACGATATGGATAGGTGAATCGGCAGAGGGAAACTCAGATGCGGCCTTAACGAATGCACAGCCATTAAAATCATCTCTTTTGGCCCAAAGCTTGTATGCATCGAAAATAACAAGCAACTTTTCAGAAGGCTGTACCGGTGAATCATCTACAATTTTTACAAGCCATTCTCGAAAGTCCTTATCATGCTTACTAAGTACAGCTACGACAAGCGCATTTTTTGATTTAAAGTGCTTATATAAAGTAGTTTTAGCTACCTTTGATTCGGCAAGAATAGTATCGATGCCAGTCGAATGAAATCCATAGCGAGAAAACAATTTCAGTGCACTAGTAATCAAACGATCACGAGGTTTATCACCCATATATTTATTTTTCTCATAATTCAGTATTGTAAAATCTTGATAACTTCAGACTCGATGAATTGTATTAGCGTCGGCTCAGTAAACTTGGAGCAAGGAAGCAAGTTTGAAATACCGATAATTGATCAATTATGAAATGCAGTCCTCAAAAACCTAACTCCTTATAGATCTAAGTTTACCAAAAGATGTCGTAAAGTGACATTAGCACTGTGTATCGGTAAGGCTTTCTGGAATTGAGTCTGAGAAATTTAACCAGCAGACCTACAGGGGCCTATGGCATTTGTCGGATGATACTTAGTTTGGCAACTGCATGTCAGTAATAAAGAGCGGTGAGGCCAAGGCCCAAGTTGAAGGTTAAAACTAGTGGAAATGGGTGTTTCACAACCAGCAGCTACGCCCGCATGCAATTCGCTCTGCCTGGAGCAAAGCCGTAATTGACAAAGTGATGGCAGGTTTTCTCTACAAGGGTGTTTGAAAAGTCGGACAGGGTCAAAAATCAGGCTAACCGCTTGACCATGCTACGGATCATGGCAAGATAAATGAGGATTTCTGAGGTTTCCGGTAACCGTTCGTAGTCTCGCACCAAGCGTCGGCATCCCATGAGCCACCCAAAGGTGCGCTCGACCACCCAGCGCTTCTTAAGCACGGTAAATCCTTTGGTCTGCTGGGACCGTAAGGCGACCTCGACAATCCGTCGCGGAAGTAGGTATACACCCG
Above is a genomic segment from Nodosilinea sp. E11 containing:
- a CDS encoding transposase; translated protein: MNAWLGQSVPWAHRGHLTTCLWMVVALLQRGEVSLTRWLPYVPCRGVQAQSKQRRLSRWLHNSRLNVHRLYKPLIQAALADWGEDCLYLSLDTSLFWDKYCLVRLAVVHRGRALPVVWRVLKHRSASVAFSEYREMLHQAANRLPQGVKVVVLADRGFIHTDAMTVMTTQLGWHYRIRVKRNTWIWRAGHGWCQLKDIHLQRGEAFCWHSVKLHKGEWYGPVHVAFGCNSVNGEFWAIVSDEPTGLHTFEEYGLRFDIEEAFLDDQSNGWNFQKSEIRSLCALSRLWCVFA
- a CDS encoding TetR/AcrR family transcriptional regulator; the encoded protein is MGDKPRDRLITSALKLFSRYGFHSTGIDTILAESKVAKTTLYKHFKSKNALVVAVLSKHDKDFREWLVKIVDDSPVQPSEKLLVIFDAYKLWAKRDDFNGCAFVKAASEFPSADSPIHIVCAKHKELMTNYIQELADSANIPESDRLAIKLMMLLEGATVLTQIAKEADVFNLAKESAQELIG